AATTTTGATCCTAATAAAAAATATCCAACCATTGTTTATCTGTACAACGGACCGCACTTACAGTTAATCACGAACAGCTTCCCGGCTTCCGGAAACCTTTGGTACGAATACATGGCTCAAAACGGATATATCATCTTTACAATGGATGGAAGAGGTTCTTCCAACCGTGGGATGAAGTTTGAACAAGCCGTTTTCAGAAATTTGGGAACAACAGAAATGAATGACCAAATGAAAGGGGTAGACTACCTGAAATCTCTTCCATATGTAGATGCAGAAAGAATGGGAATCCATGGATGGAGTTTCGGAGGATTTATGACAACAAGCTTTATGCTTCGTAAGCCTGATGTATTTAAGGTAGGTGTTGCCGGTGGACCGGTAATTGACTGGAGCATGTACGAGATTATGTACGGTGAAAGATATATGGATACGCCACAGGAAAACCCACAAGGGTATGCTGCAGCTAATCTTCTGGATAAAGTTCAGAACCTGAAAGGTAAATTATTGATGATTCACGGTGCACAAGATGATGTAGTGGTATGGCAGCATTCCATAAAATTCATCAAGTCTGCAGTTGATAATGGCGTTCAGTTAGATTACTTTGCATATCCTGGACACCCCCACAATGTTATCGGAAAAGACAGAGTTCACCTGATGCAGAAAATCACAGATTACTTTAATCTGTATCTTAAAAAATAATAGAAAAATCCAGCCGGAACGGCTGGATTTTTTGTTTTTGCTAATCTTTTTGGAAAGCGCAAAGACACAAAATTATTAAATAGGTTATGTTGTAAGGAGCAAAGATTTTATCGCAGATAAGATTTTATAATCCTAATACTATAAGAACTAATCTTTGCTGAAAATCTTCGATTTTCTTGCGCCTTAAAAACAATATGAAAATAAAAAATATCTGCGCCTTTGCATTTACCAACAAATAGCATCATTTATATAAACTAGTACTTCCGTTCTTAACAAACATCAATGTTTTTGATTTTTCATAGTGGTAATTTTGTATCACTAAAATCAACAATATGGAATTAGGAATAGGAATGTTCGGAGACTTGGCTTTAGACCAGTCAACCGGAAAATATAGAGATGCAGGAACCAAGATTCATGAAATATTGGAACAGGTAAAATTAATGGATGAGGTAGGAATTGATGTCTTTGCCATGGGAGAGCATCACCGTCCGGATTATGCAGTTTCATCGCCTGAAATGGTATTGGCAGCAGCAGCAAGCATTACAAAAAATATAAAACTGGCAAGCGGTGTTACCGTATTAAGTTCATCAGAACCAGTAAAAGTTTATGAAGATTTCTCAACACTGGATCTGATTTCCAATGGAAGAGCAGAAATATTTGTAGGACGCGGAAGCTTTATTGAATCATTTCCATTATATGGGTATTCATTAAACGATTACGAAGCACTTTTTGACGAGAAACTAGAATTGTTATTGAAGATCAATACCGAAGAAAATGTAACCTGGTCTGGGAAACTTCGCGCACCAATGGAAAACCAAACCGTTTATCCAAGAGCAAAGAACAACGGGAAAATTTCTATTTGGAGAGCTGTTGGAGGAACTCCGCAATCGGTTTTAAGTGCGGCCCAATTAGGGATGCCCTTAGTGGTAGCAATCATTGGTGGAATGCCTATTCAGTTTAAAAATCTAATCGAATTTTATAAACAGGAATACCAAAAAGCGGGGCATGATGTGTCCAAAATGCAAATTGCCATTCACTCCCATACCTTTGTGAGTAATGATCAAAATGTGGTAGATGGATACTTTAATAACTATAAATCCCAGATGGATAGGATAGGAGCTTCCAGAGGTTGGGCACCTTACACCAAAATGCAGTATGATGGAGGAAGAAGTAAAGATGGCGCATTATTTATCGGTAGTCCGGCTGAAGTAGCAGATAAAATTGCTTACATGAAAGAAATTTTCGGAATCACCAGATTTATTGGACATATGGATATTGGAGATCCTGCTCATGATATCATGATGAATTCCATTGAGTTATTTGGAAATGAAGTAAAACCAATGATACAGGGATTGTAAGAGAACCTGATGTATTTAATCACAAAAGTCACAAAAGTTTTTTAAAATAAAGACCTTTGTGACTTTTGTTCTTTTAAAATTGACGATTATACAATCTCAATTAAGCTTCCTCTTTCCTCATCCTTTACAATATTCAAGGCAGTAGGAATCTTTTCTTTAAGCTCTTCAACGTGAGAAATAATTCCCACAATTCTATTTTCCTTCATCAGATTTGTAAGGGTTTCAAATACGATATTAACTGATTCAGTGTCCTGCGTTCCGAAGCCCTCATCAATAAAAAAGAAGTTCTTATCTGCCTGTGCATTGGATTGAACACTTTCTGCCAATGCTAATGCCAGACTTAATGATACCTGAAAAGCCTGTCCTCCCGAAAGTGTTTTTACACTTCTGCTTCTGCCTTCGTTAAGGTAGTCAACAATCTCAAAATCATTATTTTCATTAAGTTGTAGACTCAGTTGGTTTCTCGTCATCCTATGGAATCGAACATTGGCATGATCACACAATTGTCTCAGATAAATGGAAGAAACATATTGTACAAAACCGGCTCCCTTGAAGAGATTCATC
This genomic interval from Chryseobacterium joostei contains the following:
- a CDS encoding LLM class flavin-dependent oxidoreductase, with the protein product MELGIGMFGDLALDQSTGKYRDAGTKIHEILEQVKLMDEVGIDVFAMGEHHRPDYAVSSPEMVLAAAASITKNIKLASGVTVLSSSEPVKVYEDFSTLDLISNGRAEIFVGRGSFIESFPLYGYSLNDYEALFDEKLELLLKINTEENVTWSGKLRAPMENQTVYPRAKNNGKISIWRAVGGTPQSVLSAAQLGMPLVVAIIGGMPIQFKNLIEFYKQEYQKAGHDVSKMQIAIHSHTFVSNDQNVVDGYFNNYKSQMDRIGASRGWAPYTKMQYDGGRSKDGALFIGSPAEVADKIAYMKEIFGITRFIGHMDIGDPAHDIMMNSIELFGNEVKPMIQGL